The window TCCGGATTTCGCCTCCCTCTCCTCCCAAACCAGGCATCAGGAGCGATGCCTGTTACTGTTTCAACACTTTGATTTCGACGGCCATTTTATCAACTTCCTGGTACATCACCTTGACGCTGGCATTGGCCACCAGATCTTCGACAGTCAAATTTTTGCGACCACCGAAAGCGGCTGAGTCTTCAGCCTTGAATTTTGTCTTTTTGGTCAGGGTGAGGGTGAGTTCACGATTTTTCTGGTCTTTGATGGTGACCATGTTTTTTGCAGTATCAACACTCAGCACGGTGGCGCGCACAGCTTTGGTTGGAGCAAAGGCATCAGTTGCACCTGGGCGCGGTGGACTGATGGCGCCACCGCCGCCGCCAGATGCCAGGGCGGGCCCAGCCAGCAGTGTCAAACCAAGCAGTGCGGATAATCCTGAAAGCGACATTTTTTTCAAATTCATACTGTAACCCTCTCACGTAAGTCATTAGATAAAAACAGATTTAGACCATTTCTGGAAAAGAACTTGAGATACAGTCCAATCAAACCCCCGCCTAAAGGCGGAACTCTTAACTTTTCCCACCAGGTTAATTTGGATGATTGAGATTCCAATCGTAGGTTAGAAAAGTAACTTTAGCATTTGCAGCCGCTACGTCTGACCGGTATTTTGCGACAAAAGACGGGACATTTCCAAAATCGTCCTTATACCAGTCAAAAATTGAAGAGACAGAAAGGCTCCCGGATGCAGCATCCCAGGCAGCGCCTTTGGTCGCATCGGCCAGAAATTCACGCGTGACGGTATCAAGAAATTCATTGAGGTCTTTGCCTTCAAAAGCACGTGGCTGCAGGTTTGGACAGCCAACCGAAGCACAATTGATCGCAAAGTGGATGCGGGGATCTTTGTAGCGCGGTCTGAGAACTTTATTTTCGATTTGATCGAGCGAAAGCTCAGTGTTGGCAACCGGATAGGGGGTTTGCCAGAAGTTTTTGGCTTTGGGATCTTTCAAAGCGTCAAAATTCACGCTTTTCAGTGGATACTTCTCAAGCACCGCATTGAGCGTGATGGCATTATAGGCATTGATCCAAAAGGCTTTCTGGTCAGTTTCAGGGAGGTATTCAGGATGGGCTGTCGCCAGCCGTTTGACATACGCGGCCAGGGCAGCTTTGTCAGCCGCATTGGCGACCCATTCACTGTATTTCACACGACCACCGACGACATATTTTTTGAGGAGCGTGTCAAATTCAGCATGTGAGAAGGTTTCAGTTTTCCCGGCTGGTGGCGGAGCTGAGACAGGTGGGAGTTTTGGTGACGGCGCAGTTTGATTGCAGCCGATAGCAGTGACAAATACGACAAAAAAGAAGCTGATGAAAATAAAGCGATACCACATATTTAGGGTTCAGGGTTCAGGGTTCAGGGTTCAGGGTTCAGGGTTCAGGGTTCAGGGTTCAGGGTTCAGGGTTCAGGGTTCAGGGTTCAGGGTTCAGG of the Acidobacteriota bacterium genome contains:
- a CDS encoding DUF547 domain-containing protein; protein product: MWYRFIFISFFFVVFVTAIGCNQTAPSPKLPPVSAPPPAGKTETFSHAEFDTLLKKYVVGGRVKYSEWVANAADKAALAAYVKRLATAHPEYLPETDQKAFWINAYNAITLNAVLEKYPLKSVNFDALKDPKAKNFWQTPYPVANTELSLDQIENKVLRPRYKDPRIHFAINCASVGCPNLQPRAFEGKDLNEFLDTVTREFLADATKGAAWDAASGSLSVSSIFDWYKDDFGNVPSFVAKYRSDVAAANAKVTFLTYDWNLNHPN